The following are from one region of the Halogeometricum sp. S3BR5-2 genome:
- a CDS encoding metallophosphoesterase, with amino-acid sequence MARRRDRPIVEPVPGDPAAVARLGPDAGGDRALVVADYHAGIEAGLRYERGVELDSDADVRFARLSRLLDETDPDRLVVLGDLGHRIGDPRGDETEELEAFVERITRRVPVTLVRGNHDGGIAEAFGDRLDVTDAAGVRLGRVGFVHGHTWPAREVVESEVVCAAHEHPAVRLEDSVGGGRKERAWLRGPMNPDPFAAQLGVDVTDLDWKTPELVVFPAFNDRSGGTWVNVEGQGFLSPFLPAGVFDADAYLLDGTRLGPYRSV; translated from the coding sequence ATGGCGCGCCGACGCGACAGGCCGATAGTCGAACCCGTGCCGGGCGACCCGGCGGCCGTCGCGCGCCTCGGCCCCGACGCCGGCGGGGACAGAGCGCTCGTCGTCGCGGACTACCACGCGGGCATCGAGGCGGGCCTGCGCTACGAACGCGGCGTCGAACTCGACAGCGACGCCGACGTGCGGTTCGCCCGCCTCTCGCGACTGCTGGACGAGACGGACCCCGACCGACTCGTCGTGCTCGGGGACCTGGGCCACCGCATCGGCGACCCGCGCGGCGACGAGACCGAGGAGTTGGAGGCGTTCGTGGAGCGAATCACGAGGAGAGTACCGGTGACGCTCGTCCGCGGCAACCACGACGGCGGCATCGCGGAGGCGTTCGGCGACCGACTCGACGTGACCGACGCCGCGGGCGTCCGACTCGGCCGCGTCGGCTTCGTCCACGGCCACACGTGGCCCGCCCGCGAGGTGGTCGAGAGCGAGGTGGTCTGCGCGGCGCACGAACACCCCGCCGTGCGACTCGAAGACAGCGTCGGCGGCGGCCGGAAGGAACGCGCGTGGCTTCGCGGCCCGATGAACCCCGACCCCTTCGCGGCGCAGTTGGGCGTGGACGTGACCGACCTCGATTGGAAGACGCCCGAACTCGTCGTCTTCCCGGCGTTCAACGACCGCTCCGGCGGAACGTGGGTGAACGTCGAGGGGCAGGGATTCCTCTCGCCGTTCCTGCCGGCGGGCGTGTTCGACGCGGACGCGTATCTACTCGACGGGACGCGACTCGGGCCGTATCGGTCCGTGTGA
- a CDS encoding Single-stranded DNA binding protein encodes MNVDEHAEELASTLGVDKAEVKSDLENLLSYSVPIDEAKQSIRRKHGGDSGASAAPTSKDVADVDTDDGNVTVTVRVLTVGKRSIRYQGEEQTIREGELADATGKISYTAWQDFGFEAGDSVTVGNANVREWDGKPELNLGQSTTVAVETEPVETAHEAGGDTDLVDLRAGDRGRNVEVRVLESEERVISGRDGDTTIRSGVVADESARLPFTDWGARPELREGEAFRFEDAYVREFRGVPQVNLSEFTTVTPLSRDVEVNEDAPRMRIDEAVGSGGMFDVEVVGNLLEVRDGSGLIERCPDCGRVLQNGQCRQHGDVDGEDDMRVKAIIDDGHGTVTAVLDRDLTEELYGAPMADAMEAAREAMDKEVVADEIRNRVVGREFRVRGNLSVDDYGANLEATEFEETGDDPADRAAAVLSEVSA; translated from the coding sequence ATGAACGTCGACGAACACGCCGAGGAACTCGCCTCCACCCTCGGGGTAGACAAAGCGGAGGTCAAATCCGACCTGGAGAACCTGCTGTCGTACAGCGTGCCGATAGACGAGGCCAAACAGAGCATCCGCCGGAAGCACGGCGGCGACTCCGGCGCCAGCGCCGCGCCCACCTCGAAGGACGTGGCCGACGTCGACACCGACGACGGCAACGTCACCGTCACGGTGCGGGTGCTCACCGTCGGCAAGCGCTCCATCCGCTATCAGGGCGAGGAGCAGACCATCCGCGAGGGCGAACTCGCGGACGCGACGGGCAAGATATCCTACACGGCGTGGCAGGACTTCGGCTTCGAGGCCGGCGATTCGGTCACCGTGGGCAACGCCAACGTCCGCGAGTGGGACGGCAAGCCCGAACTCAACCTCGGGCAGAGCACCACCGTCGCGGTGGAGACGGAACCCGTCGAGACGGCTCACGAGGCCGGCGGCGACACGGACCTCGTGGACTTGCGCGCCGGCGACCGGGGGCGCAACGTCGAGGTGCGCGTCCTCGAATCGGAGGAACGGGTCATCTCCGGGCGCGACGGCGACACCACCATCCGGTCGGGCGTCGTCGCCGACGAGTCGGCCCGACTGCCCTTCACCGACTGGGGCGCCCGCCCCGAACTCCGCGAGGGCGAGGCGTTCCGCTTCGAGGACGCGTACGTCCGTGAGTTCCGCGGCGTCCCGCAGGTGAACCTCTCGGAGTTCACCACCGTCACGCCGCTCTCGCGCGACGTGGAGGTGAACGAGGACGCCCCGCGGATGCGAATCGACGAGGCCGTCGGTTCCGGCGGGATGTTCGACGTGGAAGTCGTGGGCAACCTGCTGGAGGTGCGCGACGGGTCGGGACTCATCGAGCGCTGCCCCGACTGCGGACGCGTCCTCCAGAACGGCCAGTGCCGCCAGCACGGCGACGTCGACGGCGAGGACGACATGCGCGTGAAGGCCATCATCGACGACGGGCACGGCACGGTGACGGCCGTCCTGGACCGCGACCTCACGGAGGAACTGTACGGCGCGCCGATGGCCGACGCGATGGAAGCGGCCCGCGAGGCGATGGACAAAGAGGTCGTCGCCGACGAAATCAGGAATCGCGTCGTCGGACGGGAGTTCCGCGTCCGCGGCAACCTCTCGGTGGACGACTACGGCGCGAACCTCGAAGCGACCGAGTTCGAGGAGACGGGGGACGACCCCGCCGACCGCGCGGCCGCGGTCCTCTCGGAGGTGTCGGCATGA
- the trxA gene encoding thioredoxin produces MSTPESKGSPVHVESQDHLEQLVSEHDVVLVDFHADWCGPCKMLEPTVEEIAAETDALVLKVDIDELQELARDEGVRSVPTLQFYQGGEQAKRVIGVQDKDDLLDIIEELSN; encoded by the coding sequence ATGAGCACGCCCGAAAGCAAAGGCAGCCCCGTCCACGTCGAGAGCCAGGACCACCTCGAACAACTCGTCTCGGAACACGACGTGGTGCTCGTGGATTTCCACGCGGACTGGTGCGGACCGTGCAAGATGCTCGAACCGACCGTCGAGGAAATCGCCGCCGAGACCGACGCGCTGGTCCTGAAAGTCGACATCGACGAACTGCAGGAACTCGCCCGCGACGAGGGCGTCCGCTCGGTGCCGACGCTGCAGTTCTACCAGGGCGGCGAACAGGCCAAGCGCGTCATCGGCGTGCAGGACAAAGACGACCTCCTCGACATCATCGAGGAACTGTCGAACTGA
- a CDS encoding DUF7510 family protein: MSDAEAEREEDVSFSLTVDDEETVITMRGDRDTAVVVESESGERIYLPPEDFERGARQQSDSPYQRADGDSPYQPADRDSPYQSSRDDSPYQSARDDSPYQAARQSLPREGMVPTSDGYRIRHPEPVTDVRLLR, from the coding sequence ATGAGCGACGCCGAGGCAGAGAGAGAGGAGGACGTCTCGTTCAGCCTGACCGTCGACGACGAGGAGACGGTCATCACGATGCGGGGCGACCGGGACACCGCCGTCGTCGTCGAGTCGGAGTCCGGCGAGCGAATCTACCTGCCGCCGGAGGACTTCGAGCGCGGGGCGCGCCAGCAGAGCGACAGTCCGTACCAACGGGCCGACGGTGACAGCCCGTACCAACCGGCGGACCGGGACAGCCCCTACCAGTCCTCGCGGGACGACAGCCCCTACCAGTCCGCCCGCGACGACTCGCCGTACCAGGCCGCCCGACAGAGCCTCCCCCGAGAGGGGATGGTCCCGACCAGCGACGGCTACCGGATCCGCCACCCCGAACCGGTCACCGACGTGCGTCTGCTGCGGTAA
- a CDS encoding NifU family protein, which translates to MSIDTADDAATLEDRLALFMRRNFPQIQMHGGTAGIDALDEESGEVWISLGGACSGCGISPMTVQALKSRMVTEFEEISQVHATTGGSFDYDTPEDPFARSRDDAPF; encoded by the coding sequence ATGAGCATCGACACCGCGGACGACGCCGCGACCCTCGAAGACCGACTCGCCCTGTTCATGCGGCGCAACTTCCCGCAGATTCAGATGCACGGCGGCACCGCCGGCATCGACGCTCTCGACGAGGAGTCGGGCGAAGTGTGGATTTCGCTCGGCGGCGCGTGCTCGGGGTGCGGCATCTCCCCGATGACGGTGCAGGCGCTGAAGTCCCGGATGGTGACGGAGTTCGAGGAGATATCGCAGGTGCACGCGACGACGGGCGGGTCGTTCGACTACGATACCCCCGAGGACCCGTTCGCGCGCAGTCGCGACGACGCCCCGTTCTGA
- a CDS encoding 2,5-diamino-6-(ribosylamino)-4(3H)-pyrimidinone 5'-phosphate reductase, with protein sequence MHVVVNAAASVDGKLSTRRREQVKISGADDFARVDRVRADSDAVLVGVGTVLADDPHLTLDDDNYRDERRTAGRDPSPARVVADSRARTPSDARILDGAATTYLLASEAAPDDRIAALRDAGAEVVVAGRTRVSFPDALAELESRGVDRLMVEGGGEVIFSLFEDGLVDELTLYVGSVVFGGRDAPTLADGDGFVESFPRLELREVERIDDGVLLGYDVP encoded by the coding sequence ATGCACGTCGTCGTCAACGCCGCCGCGAGCGTCGACGGGAAACTGTCGACGCGGCGGCGCGAGCAGGTGAAGATCAGCGGCGCGGACGACTTCGCCCGCGTCGACCGCGTCCGCGCCGACAGCGACGCCGTCCTCGTCGGCGTCGGCACCGTCCTCGCGGACGACCCGCACCTTACCCTCGACGACGACAACTACCGGGACGAACGCCGGACCGCCGGCCGCGACCCCTCGCCGGCGCGCGTCGTCGCGGACTCCCGCGCCCGGACGCCGTCCGACGCCAGAATCCTCGACGGCGCGGCGACGACGTACCTCCTCGCGAGCGAGGCCGCCCCCGACGACCGAATTGCTGCTCTCCGCGACGCCGGCGCGGAGGTGGTCGTCGCCGGCCGGACGCGCGTCTCCTTCCCCGACGCCCTCGCGGAACTCGAATCGCGCGGCGTCGACCGACTCATGGTCGAGGGCGGCGGCGAGGTCATCTTCTCGCTGTTCGAGGACGGACTGGTGGACGAACTCACCCTGTACGTCGGGTCGGTGGTGTTCGGCGGCCGCGACGCCCCCACGCTGGCCGACGGCGACGGCTTCGTCGAGTCGTTCCCCCGACTCGAACTCCGCGAGGTCGAACGCATCGACGACGGCGTCCTCCTCGGATACGACGTCCCCTGA
- a CDS encoding FUN14 domain-containing protein translates to MPDPLQLSIDPTSLGLEFGSGAVVGGVVGFAAKKVAKVLAVVVGLELALFKFLESRGILVVDWEKLTAGMMKTTEAAAAGTPPSWLSTLLSTLSVSAGFTGGFLLGFKQG, encoded by the coding sequence ATGCCGGACCCGCTACAGCTGTCGATAGACCCCACCTCCCTCGGACTCGAGTTCGGAAGCGGCGCCGTCGTCGGCGGCGTCGTCGGTTTCGCCGCGAAGAAGGTGGCCAAGGTGCTCGCCGTCGTCGTCGGCCTCGAACTGGCGCTGTTCAAGTTCCTCGAATCGCGCGGGATACTCGTCGTCGACTGGGAGAAACTCACCGCCGGGATGATGAAGACCACCGAGGCGGCCGCCGCCGGAACGCCCCCGAGTTGGCTGTCGACGCTCCTCTCGACGCTCTCCGTCTCGGCGGGGTTCACCGGCGGGTTCCTCCTCGGATTCAAGCAGGGATAG
- a CDS encoding ribosome assembly factor SBDS yields MISLDEAVTARLESHGERFEVLIDPDAALAMKRGEFEGELEDVIAAEDVFEDASRGDRPAEEDLETVFGTTDPMEIIPEVVKRGEIQITAEQRREMQEQKRKQLINTITRNAVNPQMDNAPHPPDRIERALEQAGFKVDPMETVESQVDDALDALRPVIPIRFDEVTVAVQIPAQYAGKTQAQVREYGDLEREEWQNDGSWVGVVTFPAGMQNEFYDMVNDYTSGEAETRIVKDKDELSTR; encoded by the coding sequence ATGATTTCACTCGACGAAGCGGTGACCGCCCGACTGGAGTCCCACGGCGAACGCTTCGAGGTGCTCATCGACCCCGACGCCGCCCTCGCGATGAAACGTGGCGAGTTCGAGGGCGAGTTGGAGGACGTCATCGCGGCGGAGGACGTCTTCGAGGACGCCTCCCGCGGTGACAGACCGGCGGAGGAGGACCTCGAAACCGTGTTCGGGACGACGGACCCGATGGAGATAATCCCGGAGGTCGTAAAGCGCGGCGAGATACAGATAACCGCCGAACAGCGCCGCGAGATGCAGGAGCAAAAGCGCAAGCAACTCATCAACACCATCACGCGCAACGCCGTGAACCCGCAGATGGACAACGCGCCGCACCCTCCGGACCGCATCGAACGCGCCCTCGAACAGGCGGGGTTCAAAGTCGACCCCATGGAGACGGTGGAGTCGCAGGTGGACGACGCCCTCGACGCCCTCCGGCCGGTCATCCCCATCCGGTTCGACGAGGTGACCGTCGCCGTCCAGATTCCGGCGCAGTACGCCGGGAAGACGCAGGCGCAGGTGCGCGAGTACGGCGACTTGGAGCGAGAGGAGTGGCAGAACGACGGGTCGTGGGTCGGCGTCGTCACCTTCCCGGCGGGGATGCAGAACGAGTTCTACGACATGGTGAACGACTACACCTCCGGGGAGGCCGAAACGCGCATCGTCAAGGACAAAGACGAACTGAGCACCCGGTGA
- a CDS encoding glycosyltransferase family 4 protein, producing the protein MLGWGFPPNVSGGLDTHVGEMFDGLRARDVDIELVLPAEYAPEDREGIHGVPTGQGDIITRIGRLSSAFAEHAEDADIVHTHDWFGYGPGSRAKSNADVEWVTTFHSLSSDRNLDPPKREVETERRIAERCDHLLAVSKLTAGRVKELYGGDPEVIYNGFSKCETTGRDLKEELDIDGDMLFFVGRHTDQKGISHLVYAMEKLRRDDVTLVVGGSGHLTAQLKKFAQLLDVEDQLEWVGYIPEEELGDYYASADLFVSPSLSEPFGITITEALSAGTRVVATESGVNEVLPDDCVIEVEPASDSIADGIDYGLSLEGPPEYDPVTWEDVVDETIDFYERIADE; encoded by the coding sequence ATGCTGGGTTGGGGCTTCCCGCCGAACGTGAGCGGTGGTCTCGACACCCACGTCGGGGAGATGTTCGACGGACTCAGAGCGCGCGACGTGGACATCGAACTCGTCCTTCCGGCGGAGTACGCCCCGGAGGACAGGGAGGGAATCCACGGCGTCCCGACCGGACAGGGCGACATCATCACCCGCATCGGGCGGCTCAGTTCGGCGTTCGCGGAGCACGCCGAGGACGCCGACATCGTCCACACCCACGACTGGTTCGGCTACGGTCCGGGGTCGCGCGCGAAGTCGAACGCGGACGTCGAGTGGGTGACGACGTTCCACTCGCTGTCGTCGGACCGCAACCTCGACCCGCCGAAGCGGGAGGTAGAGACCGAACGCCGCATCGCCGAGCGCTGCGACCACCTGTTGGCGGTGAGCAAACTCACCGCCGGCCGCGTCAAGGAACTGTACGGCGGCGACCCGGAGGTCATCTACAACGGCTTCTCGAAGTGCGAAACGACCGGCCGCGACCTGAAAGAGGAACTCGATATCGACGGCGACATGCTGTTCTTCGTCGGCCGGCACACCGACCAGAAGGGCATCTCCCACCTCGTCTACGCGATGGAGAAGCTCAGACGCGACGACGTGACCCTCGTCGTCGGCGGGTCGGGCCACCTCACGGCGCAACTGAAGAAGTTCGCCCAACTGCTCGACGTCGAGGACCAACTGGAGTGGGTCGGCTACATCCCCGAGGAGGAACTCGGCGACTACTACGCCTCGGCTGACCTGTTCGTCTCGCCCTCCCTCTCGGAGCCGTTCGGCATCACCATCACGGAGGCGCTCTCGGCCGGCACGCGCGTCGTCGCCACCGAGAGCGGCGTCAACGAGGTGCTCCCCGACGACTGCGTCATCGAGGTCGAACCCGCCTCCGACTCCATCGCCGACGGCATCGACTACGGTCTCTCCCTGGAGGGGCCGCCGGAGTACGACCCCGTCACGTGGGAGGACGTGGTCGACGAGACGATCGACTTCTACGAGCGCATCGCGGACGAGTAG
- a CDS encoding DUF7342 family protein has product MKRSRWSPGSWTHVFTLRERVVSAVEVLEEPRSAEYLAVLADGTQAETKEALDRLVDEGVVRVDGDGYEMDPSGSVRRSETRRGVDPTELDSETLARMEAAVREAEGADPDRPYAELTEYEKGRLEGYSTVLSMLSELRGGTEGEGTDEGGPDRSDRSPAN; this is encoded by the coding sequence ATGAAGCGGTCACGGTGGTCTCCGGGTTCGTGGACGCACGTGTTCACGCTGCGCGAACGCGTCGTCTCCGCGGTGGAGGTACTGGAGGAACCGCGGAGCGCCGAGTACCTCGCCGTCCTCGCGGACGGGACGCAGGCCGAGACGAAGGAGGCGCTCGACCGACTGGTCGACGAGGGCGTCGTCCGAGTCGACGGCGACGGGTACGAGATGGACCCGTCGGGGTCGGTGCGCCGCTCCGAGACCCGACGCGGCGTCGACCCGACCGAGTTGGACTCCGAGACGCTCGCCCGCATGGAGGCCGCGGTCCGGGAGGCCGAGGGGGCCGACCCCGACCGCCCGTACGCGGAGTTGACCGAGTACGAGAAGGGCCGTCTGGAGGGGTACTCGACCGTCCTGTCGATGCTCTCCGAGTTGCGGGGCGGGACCGAAGGAGAGGGGACGGACGAGGGCGGACCCGACCGGAGCGACCGGTCGCCGGCGAACTGA